The following coding sequences lie in one Glycine soja cultivar W05 chromosome 16, ASM419377v2, whole genome shotgun sequence genomic window:
- the LOC114390785 gene encoding protein NDH-DEPENDENT CYCLIC ELECTRON FLOW 5-like: MTMALSSLFFSTRFIPTPFVTSTRNIPSSPRTCASCIPHKRDFPLPAVASVPYQPINFDYLQEEFSGHGVTFEGVEDSCIAKMELKNGSIVTMMLPSGLITSYKAPMWHGGKLELLHTNVSEGEYGDAIIQGGVSLNFNFQTDDGEFSWSPTNWVLHKIQGNANESIQVELTNRTSDDKIGLKYIVTLEKDALNSEVEISNKKSLPVQMTGSILSHLTVSSPEATYALGLERSNYCSKPLFESEFMLSPPDGQEEGFGKIVEQLFPQWGTKDQNNGSEGSQSEEMDEEIDNYKQLSEKLSHVYTDVPRNFTVIDRGRRNSVSVGRTGFDEMYLFSPGSRVEIYSKYSYICVGQAAILKPIILSPEDVWRGGQYIHNPNLDA, from the exons ATGACCATGGCTTTAAGTTCACTTTTTTTCTCCACTCGTTTCATTCCCACACCCTTTGTTACTTCCACTAGAAACATACCTTCTTCTCCACGCACTTGTGCCAGTTGCATTCCCCACAAAAGAGACTTTCCACTCCCTGCAGTGGCTTCAGTCCCTTACCAACCCATCAACTTTGACTACCTGCAAGAGGAATTCAGTGGACATGGAGTCACCTTTGAAGGAGTTGAAGACAGTTGTATTGCCAAGATGGAGCTGAAAAATGGAAGCATTGTGACCATGATGCTGCCAAGTGGATTGATCACCTCATACAAGGCCCCTATGTGGCATGGTGGCAAGTTGGAGTTGCTTCATACCAATGTGTCAGAGGGAGAGTATGGTGATGCCATCATTCAAGGAGGGGTGTCTCTAAACTTCAATTTTCAAACTGATGATGGTGAATTTTCTTGGTCTCCAACTAATTGGGTTCTGCATAAGATTCAAGGCAATGCTAATGAATCTATTCAG GTAGAATTAACAAACAGAACATCAGATGACAAGATTGGATTAAAATACATTGTGACTTTGGAAAAAGATGCCTTAAACTCGGAGGTTGAAATCTCGAACAAAAAGTCTTTACCCGTTCAGATGACAGGGTCCATCCTAAGTCATCTCACAGTAAGCTCACCAGAAGCAACTTATGCACTAGGATTAGAAAGATCAAATTACTGTAGCAAGCCCTTGTTTGAATCTGAATTTATGTTGAGTCCTCCAGATGGCCAGGAAGAAGGCTTTGGAAAAATAGTTGAGCAACTTTTTCCTCAATGGGGTACAAAAGATCAGAATAATGGATCAGAAGGTAGCCAGAGTGAAGAAATGGATGAAGAAATAGACAACTACAAGCAGTTAAGTGAGAAACTAAGTCACGTGTACACAGATGTGCCTCGAAATTTTACAGTGATTGACAGG GGTAGAAGAAATTCAGTGTCAGTTGGAAGAACTGGATTTGATGAAATGTACCTCTTCAGTCCTGGCTCAAGGGTTGAAATTTACAGCAAGTATTCTTACATATGTGTTGGCCAAGCTGCCATCCTCAAACCAATAATACTAAGTCCTGAAGATGTATGGAGAGGTGGGCAGTATATACACAATCCAAATCTTGATGCGTAA